Proteins from one Sarcophilus harrisii chromosome 2, mSarHar1.11, whole genome shotgun sequence genomic window:
- the CPNE6 gene encoding copine-6 has translation MSESELEWIPEPPAMTLGASRVELRVSCHGLLDRDTLSKPHPCVLLKLYSDEQWVEMEHTEVIRSCSNPVFSRVLALEYFFEEKQPLQFHVFDAEDGATSPTNDTFLGSAECTLGQIVSQTKVTKPLLLKNGKNAGKSTITIVAEEVSGTNDYVQLTFRAQKLDNKDLFSKSDPFMEIYKTNGDQSDQLVWRTEVVKNNLSPSWEPFRLSLHSLCSCDIHRPLKFMIYDYDSNGKHDFIGEFTSTFHEMQEGTAGPGQEMQWECINPKYRDKKKNYKNSGTVTLIQCTVEKVHTFLDYIMGGCQISFTVAIDFTASNGDPRSSQSLHCLSPRQPNHYLQALRAVGGICQDYDSDKRFPAFGFGARIPPNFEVSHDFAINFDPENAECEEISGVIDSYRRCLPQIQLYGPTNVAPIINRVAGPAQKEQSSGKATKYSVLLVLTDGVVTDMAETRTAIVRASRLPMSIIIVGVGNADFSDMRMLDGDDGPLRCPRGVPAARDIVQFVPFRDFKDAPPSALAKCVLAEVPKQVVEYYASQGIAPGAPRSCTPATTPSP, from the exons ATGTCGGAATCTGAGCTGGAATGGATACCTGAGCCCCCAGCTATGACCTTAGGGGCATCCAGAGTGGAGCTTCGTGTGTCCTGCCATGGGCTTTTGGACCGTGACACCCTCAGCAAGCCTCATCCTTGTGTTTTGCTCAAGCTCTACTCTGATGAACAGTGGGTGGAG ATGGAACACACAGAAGTAATACGATCTTGCTCCAACCCAGTCTTCTCCCGAGTGCTGGCCCTAGAATATTTCTTTGAGGAGAAGCAGCCACTCCAATTCCATGTATTTGATGCTGAAGATGGTGCCACCAGCCCTACAAACGACACCTTCCTGGGCTCGGCTGAATGTACCCTGGGCCAG ATTGTTTCTCAGACCAAGGTCACCAAGCCACTACtgttgaaaaatggaaagaatgctggaaaaTCCACCATTACG ATTGTGGCAGAAGAGGTATCTGGCACCAATGACTATGTGCAACTCACCTTCCGAGCCCAGAAACTGGACAACAAG GATCTGTTCAGCAAGTCAGATCCCTTCATGGAGATCTACAAAACCAATGGAGATCAGAGTGATCAGCTTGTCTGGAGAACTGAG GTGGTGAAGAATAACCTGAGTCCAAGTTGGGAACCCTTCCGTCTGTCCCTTCATTCTTTGTGCAGCTGTGATATTCACCGACCTCTCAAA TTCATGATTTACGACTATGATTCAAATGGGAAGCATGACTTCATCGGAGAATTCACTAGTACCTTCCATGAGATGCAGGAGGGCACTGCTGGGCCAGGGCAGGAG ATGCAGTGGGAATGCATCAATCCCAAGTACCGGGACAAGAAGAAGAATTACAAGAACTCTGGGACCGTGACACTGATTCAATGCACG GTGGAGAAGGTGCACACTTTTCTGGACTACATTATGGGTGGCTGCCAAATCAGCTTCACG GTGGCTATTGATTTCACAGCCTCCAATGGAGACCCAAGGAGCAGCCAGTCTCTACATTGCCTTAGCCCTCGACAGCCCAACCACTACCTTCAGGCCCTTCGGGCTGTTGGAGGGATCTGCCAAGACTATGACAG TGACAAGCGGTTTCCAGCATTTGGTTTTGGGGCTAGGATCCCCCCAAACTTTGAG GTATCCCATGATTTTGCCATCAACTTTGATCCTGAAAATGCTGAGTGTGAAG AAATCTCTGGGGTCATTGATTCCTACCGCCGATGTCTACCCCAGATCCAGCTGTATGGCCCTACCAATGTGGCTCCCATCATTAATCGCGTGGCTGGTCCAGCCCAAAAGGAGCAAAGCAGCGGAAAGGCCACT AAATATTCAGTGCTGCTAGTGCTGACAGATGGAGTAGTCACTGACATGGCAGAGACCAGGACAGCCATTGTTCGAGCCTCCCGTCTACCCATGTCCATTATCATTGTGGGTGTGGGTAATGCTGATTTTTCTGATATGAGGATGCTGGATGGTGATGATGGACCTCTCCGCTGCCCTCGTGGGGTCCCTGCTGCTCGGGACATTGTTCAGTTTGTGCCCTTCCGTGACTTCAAAGAT GCACCCCCATCAGCTCTAGCTAAATGTGTCCTGGCTGAGGTACCCAAGCAGGTGGTTGAATACTATGCCAGCCAAGGCATTGCTCCTGGGGCACCAAGGTCCTGCACCCCGGCCACCACCCCAAGTCCATGA